The sequence gttacctaagatgatgtttaagtaataagaggaatatgttttaataaattcaaatcgttgtgactatgttagaattaaattaggataagaattttatgtaaaagtgatgctacggcgaagaaaaacttatgtaaactgccttaagaaataaacgtatttatggaaaaaaaagctaaacaaattctctaaaagtaagagttttttccagcaaagtaagttttcaattttaactaatttcatgttgttaaaatcaactaattcaaaaacagtaatacgaattaggtacagagctaatttcggtcgttccgtgggcACACCACAAAAAttggaattttacaggtgacttaatccctcatacgatgtaattcataaagacctaatttgtcaaatgacggaaaatctcatttgtaatgacttaatgttagatgagcttgaattttactggtttcgactgtaatttgcattctgctagcaggtgcgactgtatgaatttaaatgcaccttttagcagccaagcagatacatgctcctgtggctcagtcgattaacagtcgtacttgcgatccaacgattctcggttcaagtcgcggcagttgctatcagtattctttttttttttatttcaatgaatttcatgtcatagaGTCTTAGACactatattaaatgttcttcgatgtaaatttgcgtgaactgcgaccctccatttatgtgcatctattaagatgtaaaatcacagagttttttttaagtgtgtggatgagcttttgttcgttcttccaaatgtgtatctacccttctttaacagattgaatgagccattgtcaataagaaatcttacctctcactcagtaggctaaggtacattcagagatgccagattattctcagatattctcaaatattacataataataattcgcagacaagttagttcgcatatcattgttctttgtttgatttcgatcatgcatatgaaagaaaaacggagtaagaaaaacggcactcaaaacaaaccttcagttcaatcttaatgagctgatgagctgatacattgaatcgattccctttagtgagctgatcggttcggagctgctcaccggtatgagctgtttcgcacatctctaagtgagcgtcgcacgatcaacatatcgtctaaaaaaacgtgttgctttgcAATAACTCAATCTATTTacatgtttaaaaatgaaatctcttcgtaaaggtttgtacttttacaatactttttcatattttgtttggaaaacatttttccatttttttaatatgtattaaacttttgataatttatcggattttcaatatttaaaacttactttgaaaaggcctacaaaatttcatcgagttccacttagactttttctaatattgttaattgtcaaaaagtaaacaaaacaaaaattactacATGTTGCCTAAGTTGCGCGTGGAAGCATGAGCTTGCTTGTttttgcgtgtttacgcgcactttgtagtagatagtagataaatttaaaaaaaactgtttttaaaatatatctcaaaaaatattcctGTGCTAAAACATGAAAACTTTTGCATTGGAAAATTGGAaactaaaattgttaaaatcagtCCAACGATCTCggttaaggagcaagacactttgcaagcgtatgagtaatgtcaacaatgcaaTGCATAAAAACTAATTCCTGTGCTTCTTTTCCggtttttaatcaataaatcttccatatggttgaaaaaatactcaatcaGTTCATTCAGCCTATAATTGCAATTCAAGGAAAGCGAAAATCTTGGTTTTTCTAAGAACTGctggagaaaaattatttcagtttctgctatatggattttctcttgcaaaaattttGCGAAATAAAGATTTATGTACCTTCTTTTAGTaatcccgcaaaataggaaccttaaatttaatactcaaaAGGCAATGAATATGGAAggatgtcgtaaaactatttttttcaaaaaactgctttttaacagtaaatatttagttttgtttattttgtgtagcgcgatCTAATGCAAATGCATCGAAGCAGTGTAGCCAATTtgtttattagggaattaaaatctacattcataaaatgtaagtaattttccatcaaactcaggtgaaaaattgatcaaaactggtattccatccaaaaagtcaggcttaacatagatatgtgacatacgtaccaaataaaatgtaggtAATACACAAATCACCAACACAAATAAACTTGGTTTACATTTGATCCTTAAGTGCATATTTatgttacacacacatacacacgctcTGGAGATCTCTACATAATTGACGCTAAAAATTGTTTATGTGACTTTAGACGAATCTTTTGAAAAACGAAATCCCAAAACGACTTCTTATGTGAAACTTTAAGTGCGGGAACTTAGATATGGAGAGGAATCCTTATTTTGTGCATTTTCCTTGAAATGTTGAAGTGAATCAAACTCTACTTTCAACTGACCACTAAGCGTGTCTCGTGTCTCTGCACACATTCTCAAACTGAAATTGAGAGGTGCGTTGTactaaaacaaatatttatcCTAAGTTAGATGATTCATTCTCACCGCGCTGATACCATCATCCTCGTCCACCTAATCTTCTAATTGAAAGCTAATAGACTAACACTTTCAACGTACTTACCTCGGATACGAATCTCTATGCATTAGTGTATAAATTTGTAGTTGAGCTTCATCAAATGTGTGCGGTGTCGGTTCCACCATATTCCTATTAACTATTTCCCGTACTCGAGAATCTAACGACACCTGTTGAAGGCAAAAGGGATCATCCAGCACGTTCCAATGGTACCGAAACCATTCCAGGGAAGAGagacaaaataatttaatttaatcaaGTTTTAATTAAGTGGTCCCGCGCAGGAGACACGGAAGGTATAATTTCGACGCTCAGTTCCGGGCGTCAAATGACTGTACAGTAGTAAAATGGCTTTCACTTGTGCTTGCTCAGTTTGCACTGAAAACTGTACCTTGCACATCTCCTGACACTCTAATGAAAACAAGTCGTGCTTACCTCTTTCGGCGATAAAATCGATATATAATCTTCGTAGATAAACCTAGCTTTCTCCTCTATCGCCTCGGGGTTAGTTTCCTTCTTGAGCTCTTCGCAGGCCAGCCAGAAGAGGATATTTTCCTCGCTATATTCGCAGCGGAGGAACTCCCGGAACGCTTTTCGCCCGCTGGGACTCCGCATCAACTTGTCGAAGCTCTTGCCCCAGCTACGGATCTCCTCTAGGCTTGGCCTAAAAAAGAGTTGATAAAATGAAACCGTTGGCATCAATCTGGTACGCGATGCGAACTAAGCTTTTCTTTTTTCTTGATACAAAGCACACCAAAATGGGATCgtaattataaataaaaaagcCACTAAAGCTTGGTAGTACGGAAATGGAAGTAAAGTTAACACGGATACTCACTGTTCACCTTCGAAAAGCGTATCGGAATTAGCTGGGTCTTTTTTCGTAGGCCCGTTGTCTTCTGCGTTTTTTATAGCCAAACTGGAAAtagaaaatgaaaacaattgataaaaaataactcgataAAAGCGAAACAATCtgaatttgtaaaaatgaaTGTTCTCCcacgaacaaaaatgattggTTATGGTTTTGACCTtcaggtcgttcaccgggggtcACGTCTCATTTGTAATGGCTGGGTGAGAAGTCAAATTTGTCATGTTGAACGGT comes from Malaya genurostris strain Urasoe2022 chromosome 3, Malgen_1.1, whole genome shotgun sequence and encodes:
- the LOC131439337 gene encoding regulator of G-protein signaling 17 produces the protein MSCSVDGLPAGCRLRGMGSTVQSGPLNTGLGGTQDTTSNIVPLQRPPSQKPCCFCWCCCCSCSWAKCLAIKNAEDNGPTKKDPANSDTLFEGEQPSLEEIRSWGKSFDKLMRSPSGRKAFREFLRCEYSEENILFWLACEELKKETNPEAIEEKARFIYEDYISILSPKEVSLDSRVREIVNRNMVEPTPHTFDEAQLQIYTLMHRDSYPRFINSSQFKTLAQIPEGVSASGSTAESPSN